From a single Candoia aspera isolate rCanAsp1 chromosome 2, rCanAsp1.hap2, whole genome shotgun sequence genomic region:
- the KDM5C gene encoding lysine-specific demethylase 5C isoform X3, translating to MESREEQVEQSEGSDQGTWGEKGPLGDQGDWVSRGEKGERGSRGSRGERGLSGERGEHGDWGERASRMEKSERTAKGERAPRSDKAEQGDGGPRADRTLRLPRVSDQADRGLWGAEQGEWMERGPSWAGDPDPLLPPEDFLPPPECPVFEPSWAEFSDPLGYIAKIRPIAEKSGICKIRPPADWQPPFAVEVDNFRFTPRIQRLNELEAQTRVKLNYLDQIAKFWEIQGSALKIPNVERRILDLYSLSKIVMEEGGYEAICKDRRWARVAQRLSYPSGKNIGSLLRSHYERIIYPYEMYQSGANLVQCNTHPFDNEEKDKEYKPHSIPLRQSVQPSKFNSYGRRAKRLQQEPEPTEEDIEKNPELKKLQIYGAGPKMLGLGLVAKDKNMRKKDKEMPECPPTVIVKEEAPVSEVKLEPTSPRGYANTKEELRHSPEPCTKMTMRLRRNHNTQFIESYVCRICTRGDEDDKLLLCDGCDDNYHIFCLLPPLPEIPKGVWRCPKCVMAECKRPPEAFGFEQATREYTLQSFGEMADSFKADYFNMPVHMVPTELVEKEFWRLVNSIEEDVTVEYGADIHSKEFGSGFPINDGKRQLSPEEEEYAASGWNLNVMPVLKQSVLCHINADISGMKVPWLYVGMVFSAFCWHIEDHWSYSINYLHWGEPKTWYGVPSFAAEHLEDVMKKLTPELFESQPDLLHQLVTLMNPNTLMAHGVPVVRTNQCAGEFVITFPRAYHSGFNQGYNFAEAVNFCTADWLPAGRQCIEHYRRLRRYCVFSHEELICKMAACPEKLDLNLAAAVHKEMFILVQEERKLRKALLDKGITEAEREAFELLPDDERQCDKCKTTCFLSALACNDCPNCLVCLYHINDLCKCPSSRQYLRYRYTLDELPAMLHKLKVRAECFDTWANKVRIALEVEDGRKRTLEELRALESEARERNFPENELLHRLKACLSEAEKCVSEALGLISIQETEEPSVHMTVEELRAFLEQMMNLPCVMHQIKEVQDVLEKVEAFQVEVQEALQDLSGNSPELHKLLAQGTRLGVEVPEMELLERQVQQAVWLEEVKQTLRSPQDKVTLSVMRALITSGCGVAPSPAVDKAMAELQELLTIAQRWEEKAQMCLEARQKHSPATLEAIIKEAENIPVHLPNILSLKEALSKAQAWIADVEEIQAVSSSQNGDHYPCLDDLEGLVAVGRDLPVHLEELHHLEIQVATAHSWREKASKTFLKKNSCYTLLEVLCPCADADSDSVKRTKWQREKEPGLYNSDTESLGLSAQDLRDPGSVILVFKEGEQKEKAGILRLRQSNAQKPVPSTHSPSGSQYCVCSQPPSPAMLQCELCQDWFHTTCVAWPRLGNPRPSPAWWEWEAKFLCPLCQRSRRPRLETILALLVALQKLPVRLPEGEALQCLTERAIMWQDRARQLLASSDVVAALGHLAELRQRLLGDSAKDAGALKESSCNEQTKISLENGDATTPEKNSSCASDLEMLCSYLPQLQGPVLELADAVRLPLEELLMEGDLLEVTLDESQSIWRLLQAACAPQLDKFQQLLDVSVILTLEQAERRVTRGRGRDSERRRKRKTERGDYPALPKEELEPKKIRGADPVLSQCGTPPAAGTDCSHNGVGL from the exons ATGGAGTCCAGAGAGGAGCAGGTGGAACAGAGCGAAGGGTCAGATCAAGGGACCTGGGGGGAGAAGGGCCCCCTTGGGGACCAGGGAGACTGGGTGTCCCGtggggagaagggggaaagagggagCCGGGGCTCGAGGGGGGAACGTGGCCTTTCGGGGGAAAGGGGAGAACATGGGGATTGGGGGGAACGTGCCTCCAGGATGGAGAAGAGTGAACGGACTGCAAAGGGTGAGCGGGCTCCCCGGAGTGACAAGGCCGAACAGGGCGATGGGGGTCCCCGGGCTGATCGAACTCTTCGACTGCCTCGAGTGTCAGACCAGGCAGACCGTGGCCTATGGGGGGCAGAGCAAGGCGAATGGATGGAACGTGGCCCAtcctgggctggagatcctgacCCCCTGTTGCCTCCTGAGGACTTTTTGCCACCACCTGAATGTCCTGTCTTTGAGCCCAGTTGGGCCGAATTCAGTGATCCACTAGGTTACATTGCCAAGATCCGGCCCATCGCAGAAAAAAGTGGTATCTGCAAGATTCGCCCTCCTGCT GACTGGCAACCTCCCTTTGCTGTGGAAGTGGATAACTTCCGGTTTACTCCACGGATACAGAGGCTCAATGAACTGGAG GCACAGACCAGGGTAAAACTGAACTATTTAGACCAGATTGCAAAATTCTGGGAGATTCAAGGCTCTGCACTGAAAATTCCCAACGTAGAGAGGCGTATCCTTGATTTGTACAGCTTGAGTAAA ATTGTGATGGAAGAAGGTGGATATGAAGCCATCTGCAAGGATCGCCGGTGGGCAAGGGTGGCCCAGCGACTTTCCTATCCATCAGGAAAGAATATTGGCTCCCTTCTTCGCTCCCACTATGAGCGTATTATCTACCCGTATGAAATGTACCAGTCTGGTGCTAACCTGGTG CAGTGCAATACTCATCCATTTGATAATGAAGAGAAGGACAAGGAGTATAAGCCACATAGCATCCCATTGCGCCAGTCAGTGCAGCCTTCCAAGTTCAACAGCTATGGGCGGCGGGCCAAGCGTCTGCAACAGGAG CCAGAGCCAACAGAGGAAGACATTGAGAAGAACCCAGAATTGAAGAAGCTGCAGATTTATGGTGCTGGTCCCAAAATGCTGGGTCTGGGGCTCGTAGCCAAGGACAAGAACATGCGCAAGAAAG ACAAGGAGATGCCAGAGTGCCCCCCAACGGTGATAGTAAAAGAGGAAGCTCCTGTTTCAGAGGTGAAGCTGGAGCCCACCTCACCCCGAGGCTATGCAAATACAAAAGAGGAGTTGAGGCACAGTCCAGAACCTTGCACCAAGATGACAATGCGCCTCCGTCGCAATCACAACACTCAGTTT ATCGAATCTTACGTTTGTCGGATATGTACGCGGGGAGATGAGGATGACAAGCTGCTGTTATGTGATGGCTGTGATGACAACTATCACATCTTCTGCCTCTTGCCTCCTTTACCTGAGATTCCTAAAGGTGTCTGGAGATGTCCCAAATGTGTCATGGCG gaGTGTAAGCGTCCCCCAGAGGCTTTTGGCTTTGAGCAGGCCACTCGGGAATACACACTACAGAGCTTTGGGGAGATGGCAGATTCTTTCAAGGCTGACTACTTCAACATGCCAGTCCAC ATGGTGCCCACAGAACTTGTAGAAAAGGAGTTCTGGCGCTTGGTGAATAGCATTGAAGAGGATGTGACAGTGGAGTATGGGGCTGACATTCATTCCAAAgaatttggaagtggtttccccATCAATGATGGCAAAAGGCAGCTGTCTCCAGAGGAAGAA GAGTATGCAGCCAGCGGCTGGAACCTCAATGTGATGCCGGTGCTGAAGCAGTCAGTGCTATGCCACATCAACGCTGATATTTCAGGCATGAAGGTACCATGGCTCTATGTGGGCATGGTATTCTCTGCTTTCTGTTGGCACATCGAGGATCACTGGAGTTACTCTATTAACTACCTCCACTG GGGCGAACCTAAGACTTGGTATGGGGTCCCATCCTTTGCAGCTGAACATCTGGAAGATGTTATGAAGAAACTGACCCCAGAGCTTTTTGAGAGCCAGCCAGACCTGTTGCACCAGCTGGTGACACTCATGAACCCTAATACACTCATGGCTCATGGCGTCCCT GTCGTCCGGACCAATCAGTGTGCTGGAGAGTTTGTTATTACGTTCCCTAGAGCTTATCACAGTGGCTTCAACCAGGGCTATAACTTTGCCGAAGCAGTCAACTTTTGCACTGCTGACTGG TTGCCAGCTGGTCGCCAGTGCATCGAGCACTATCGACGCCTTCGCCGTTACTGTGTCTTCTCTCATGAAGAGCTTATCTGCAAAATGGCTGCTTGCCCTGAAAAGTTGGACTTGAACTTGGCTGCTGCTGTACACAAGGAGATGTTTATCTTGGTGCAGGAGGAACGTAAATTGCGAAAGGCTCTCCTTGATAAG ggAATCACTGAAGCAGAGCGAGAGGCTTTTGAGTTGCTTCCGGATGATGAGCGCCAGTGTGACAAATGCAAGACAACCTGTTTTCTGTCAGCACTGGCTTGCAATGATTGTCCAAATTGTCTTGTCTGCCTTTACCACATCAATGACCTCTGCAAGTGCCCGAGCAGCAGGCAGTACCTCAG GTATCGGTATACTCTGGATGAACTCCCAGCCATGTTACATAAATTAAAGGTCCGAGCTGAGTGCTTTGACACGTGGGCCAACAAAGTTCGCATTGCTTTGGAAGTGGAAGATGGACGCAAGAGAA CCTTGGAGGAGTTGCGTGCCCTGGAGTCGGAGGCACGTGAGAGGAACTTCCCTGAGAATGAGCTTCTTCATCGGCTCAAAGCCTGTTTGAGTGAAGCAGAGAAGTGTGTCTCAGAGGCCCTGGGTCTGATAAGTATCCAAGAAACAGA GGAGCCATCAGTCCATATGACGGTAGAGGAATTACGTGCCTTCCTAGAGCAAATGATGAACTTGCCCTGCGTCATGCACCAGATAAAGGAGGTCCAG GACGTGTTGGAGAAGGTGGAAGCTTTCCAGGTGGAAGTTCAAGAGGCTCTACAAGATCTTTCAGGCAATTCCCCAGAGCTGCACAAACTGCTGGCACAAGGAACACGGCTAGGGGTGGAGGTGCCAGAGATGGAGCTGCTGGAGAGGCAGGTGCAGCAGGCGGTCTGGCTGGAAGAGGTCAAGCAGACTCTGCGTTCACCCCAGGACAAGGTTACGCTGTCTGTCATGAGGGCGCTCATCACTTCTGGCTGCGGGGTTGCCCCTAGTCCTGCTGTGGATAAGGCTATGGCTGAGTTGCAGGAGTTGCTCACCATTGCCCAGCGTTGGGAGGAAAAGGCACAAATGTGCCTGGAGGCCAG GCAGAAGCATTCGCCAGCTACACTGGAGGCCATCATCAAGGAGGCAGAGAACATCCCAGTGCATCTACCCAATATCCTGTCGCTCAAGGAGGCGCTATCTAAAGCACAGGCTTGGATTGCTGATGTGGAGGAGATCCAG GCTGTGTCCTCTTCACAGAACGGAGACCATTACCCCTGCCTGGATGACCTGGAGGGCCTTGTGGCTGTGGGTAGAGATTTGCCAGTGCACTTGGAGGAGTTGCATCACTTGGAAATACAAGTGGCTACTGCACACTCCTGGCGGGAAAAGGCCTCCAAGACCTTCCTCAAAAAGAACTCCTGCTACACATTGCTTGAG GTGCTGTGCCCGTGCGCTGATGCTGACTCAGATAGTGTCAAACGCACCAAATGGCAGCGGGAGAAGGAGCCAGGCCTCTACAATTCAGACACAGAGAGCCTGGGCCTCTCAGCACAGGACCTCAGGGACCCTGGCTCTGTT ATCTTGGTCTTCAAAGAAGGCGAGCAGAAGGAGAAAGCAGGGATCCTCCGCCTCCGCCAGTCAAATGCCCAGAAGCCTGTGCCATCCACACATAGCCCTTCTGGGAGCCAGTACTGTGTGTGTTCCCAGCCTCCGAGCCCTGCTATGTTGCAGTGTGAACTGTGCCAGGACTGGTTCCACACCACCTGTGTGGCTTGGCCCCGCCTGGGCAACCCCCGGCCCTCTCCGGCCTGGTGGGAGTGGGAAGCAAAATTCCTGTGTCCTCTCTGCCAGCGTTCCCGCCGGCCCCGCCTGGAGACAATCCTGGCTCTGCTAGTGGCTCTGCAGAAACTTCCTGTCCGGCTGCCTGAGGGAGAAGCCCTTCAGTGCTTGACTGAGCGAGCCATCATGTGGCAGGACCGGGCTCGCCAGCTCCTGGCCTCCTCCGATGTAGTTGCTGCCTTGGGACATTTAGCAGAGCTGCGGCAGCGACTGCTTGGGGACTCAGCCAAGGACGCAGGTGCACTCAAAGAGAGCAGCTGCAACGAACAAACAAAG ATATCCTTAGAGAATGGAGATGCCACAACTCCAGAGAAGAACAGCTCCTGTGCCTCAG ACCTGGAGATGCTTTGTTCTTACCTGCCACAGCTGCAGGGCCCTGTCCTAGAGTTGGCAGATGCTGTCCGTCTACCCTTGGAAGAGCTGCTAATGGAAGGGGACCTTCTCGAGGTGACGCTAGACGAGAGCCAGAGCATTTGGCGCTTGCTACAGGCTGCTTGTGCACCCCAGCTTGACAAATTCCAGCAGCTGCTGGATGTGAGTGTCATTCTTACG CTGGAACAAGCAGAGCGGCGTGTCACCCGCGGGCGAGGCCGGGACTCAGAGCGGCGGCGGAAACGCAAGACAGAGCGTGGTGACTACCCAGCCCTGCCTAAGGAGGAATTAGAGCCAAAGAAGATCCGGGGGGCAGACCCAGTGCTGTCCCAGTGTGGCACTCCCCCTGCAGCAGGCACAGACTGCAGCCACAATGGAGTTGGA TTGTGA
- the KDM5C gene encoding lysine-specific demethylase 5C isoform X1 — protein sequence MESREEQVEQSEGSDQGTWGEKGPLGDQGDWVSRGEKGERGSRGSRGERGLSGERGEHGDWGERASRMEKSERTAKGERAPRSDKAEQGDGGPRADRTLRLPRVSDQADRGLWGAEQGEWMERGPSWAGDPDPLLPPEDFLPPPECPVFEPSWAEFSDPLGYIAKIRPIAEKSGICKIRPPADWQPPFAVEVDNFRFTPRIQRLNELEAQTRVKLNYLDQIAKFWEIQGSALKIPNVERRILDLYSLSKIVMEEGGYEAICKDRRWARVAQRLSYPSGKNIGSLLRSHYERIIYPYEMYQSGANLVQCNTHPFDNEEKDKEYKPHSIPLRQSVQPSKFNSYGRRAKRLQQEPEPTEEDIEKNPELKKLQIYGAGPKMLGLGLVAKDKNMRKKDKEMPECPPTVIVKEEAPVSEVKLEPTSPRGYANTKEELRHSPEPCTKMTMRLRRNHNTQFIESYVCRICTRGDEDDKLLLCDGCDDNYHIFCLLPPLPEIPKGVWRCPKCVMAECKRPPEAFGFEQATREYTLQSFGEMADSFKADYFNMPVHMVPTELVEKEFWRLVNSIEEDVTVEYGADIHSKEFGSGFPINDGKRQLSPEEEEYAASGWNLNVMPVLKQSVLCHINADISGMKVPWLYVGMVFSAFCWHIEDHWSYSINYLHWGEPKTWYGVPSFAAEHLEDVMKKLTPELFESQPDLLHQLVTLMNPNTLMAHGVPVVRTNQCAGEFVITFPRAYHSGFNQGYNFAEAVNFCTADWLPAGRQCIEHYRRLRRYCVFSHEELICKMAACPEKLDLNLAAAVHKEMFILVQEERKLRKALLDKGITEAEREAFELLPDDERQCDKCKTTCFLSALACNDCPNCLVCLYHINDLCKCPSSRQYLRYRYTLDELPAMLHKLKVRAECFDTWANKVRIALEVEDGRKRTLEELRALESEARERNFPENELLHRLKACLSEAEKCVSEALGLISIQETEEPSVHMTVEELRAFLEQMMNLPCVMHQIKEVQDVLEKVEAFQVEVQEALQDLSGNSPELHKLLAQGTRLGVEVPEMELLERQVQQAVWLEEVKQTLRSPQDKVTLSVMRALITSGCGVAPSPAVDKAMAELQELLTIAQRWEEKAQMCLEARQKHSPATLEAIIKEAENIPVHLPNILSLKEALSKAQAWIADVEEIQAVSSSQNGDHYPCLDDLEGLVAVGRDLPVHLEELHHLEIQVATAHSWREKASKTFLKKNSCYTLLEVLCPCADADSDSVKRTKWQREKEPGLYNSDTESLGLSAQDLRDPGSVILVFKEGEQKEKAGILRLRQSNAQKPVPSTHSPSGSQYCVCSQPPSPAMLQCELCQDWFHTTCVAWPRLGNPRPSPAWWEWEAKFLCPLCQRSRRPRLETILALLVALQKLPVRLPEGEALQCLTERAIMWQDRARQLLASSDVVAALGHLAELRQRLLGDSAKDAGALKESSCNEQTKISLENGDATTPEKNSSCASDLEMLCSYLPQLQGPVLELADAVRLPLEELLMEGDLLEVTLDESQSIWRLLQAACAPQLDKFQQLLDVSVILTLEQAERRVTRGRGRDSERRRKRKTERGDYPALPKEELEPKKIRGADPVLSQCGTPPAAGTDCSHNGVGQL from the exons ATGGAGTCCAGAGAGGAGCAGGTGGAACAGAGCGAAGGGTCAGATCAAGGGACCTGGGGGGAGAAGGGCCCCCTTGGGGACCAGGGAGACTGGGTGTCCCGtggggagaagggggaaagagggagCCGGGGCTCGAGGGGGGAACGTGGCCTTTCGGGGGAAAGGGGAGAACATGGGGATTGGGGGGAACGTGCCTCCAGGATGGAGAAGAGTGAACGGACTGCAAAGGGTGAGCGGGCTCCCCGGAGTGACAAGGCCGAACAGGGCGATGGGGGTCCCCGGGCTGATCGAACTCTTCGACTGCCTCGAGTGTCAGACCAGGCAGACCGTGGCCTATGGGGGGCAGAGCAAGGCGAATGGATGGAACGTGGCCCAtcctgggctggagatcctgacCCCCTGTTGCCTCCTGAGGACTTTTTGCCACCACCTGAATGTCCTGTCTTTGAGCCCAGTTGGGCCGAATTCAGTGATCCACTAGGTTACATTGCCAAGATCCGGCCCATCGCAGAAAAAAGTGGTATCTGCAAGATTCGCCCTCCTGCT GACTGGCAACCTCCCTTTGCTGTGGAAGTGGATAACTTCCGGTTTACTCCACGGATACAGAGGCTCAATGAACTGGAG GCACAGACCAGGGTAAAACTGAACTATTTAGACCAGATTGCAAAATTCTGGGAGATTCAAGGCTCTGCACTGAAAATTCCCAACGTAGAGAGGCGTATCCTTGATTTGTACAGCTTGAGTAAA ATTGTGATGGAAGAAGGTGGATATGAAGCCATCTGCAAGGATCGCCGGTGGGCAAGGGTGGCCCAGCGACTTTCCTATCCATCAGGAAAGAATATTGGCTCCCTTCTTCGCTCCCACTATGAGCGTATTATCTACCCGTATGAAATGTACCAGTCTGGTGCTAACCTGGTG CAGTGCAATACTCATCCATTTGATAATGAAGAGAAGGACAAGGAGTATAAGCCACATAGCATCCCATTGCGCCAGTCAGTGCAGCCTTCCAAGTTCAACAGCTATGGGCGGCGGGCCAAGCGTCTGCAACAGGAG CCAGAGCCAACAGAGGAAGACATTGAGAAGAACCCAGAATTGAAGAAGCTGCAGATTTATGGTGCTGGTCCCAAAATGCTGGGTCTGGGGCTCGTAGCCAAGGACAAGAACATGCGCAAGAAAG ACAAGGAGATGCCAGAGTGCCCCCCAACGGTGATAGTAAAAGAGGAAGCTCCTGTTTCAGAGGTGAAGCTGGAGCCCACCTCACCCCGAGGCTATGCAAATACAAAAGAGGAGTTGAGGCACAGTCCAGAACCTTGCACCAAGATGACAATGCGCCTCCGTCGCAATCACAACACTCAGTTT ATCGAATCTTACGTTTGTCGGATATGTACGCGGGGAGATGAGGATGACAAGCTGCTGTTATGTGATGGCTGTGATGACAACTATCACATCTTCTGCCTCTTGCCTCCTTTACCTGAGATTCCTAAAGGTGTCTGGAGATGTCCCAAATGTGTCATGGCG gaGTGTAAGCGTCCCCCAGAGGCTTTTGGCTTTGAGCAGGCCACTCGGGAATACACACTACAGAGCTTTGGGGAGATGGCAGATTCTTTCAAGGCTGACTACTTCAACATGCCAGTCCAC ATGGTGCCCACAGAACTTGTAGAAAAGGAGTTCTGGCGCTTGGTGAATAGCATTGAAGAGGATGTGACAGTGGAGTATGGGGCTGACATTCATTCCAAAgaatttggaagtggtttccccATCAATGATGGCAAAAGGCAGCTGTCTCCAGAGGAAGAA GAGTATGCAGCCAGCGGCTGGAACCTCAATGTGATGCCGGTGCTGAAGCAGTCAGTGCTATGCCACATCAACGCTGATATTTCAGGCATGAAGGTACCATGGCTCTATGTGGGCATGGTATTCTCTGCTTTCTGTTGGCACATCGAGGATCACTGGAGTTACTCTATTAACTACCTCCACTG GGGCGAACCTAAGACTTGGTATGGGGTCCCATCCTTTGCAGCTGAACATCTGGAAGATGTTATGAAGAAACTGACCCCAGAGCTTTTTGAGAGCCAGCCAGACCTGTTGCACCAGCTGGTGACACTCATGAACCCTAATACACTCATGGCTCATGGCGTCCCT GTCGTCCGGACCAATCAGTGTGCTGGAGAGTTTGTTATTACGTTCCCTAGAGCTTATCACAGTGGCTTCAACCAGGGCTATAACTTTGCCGAAGCAGTCAACTTTTGCACTGCTGACTGG TTGCCAGCTGGTCGCCAGTGCATCGAGCACTATCGACGCCTTCGCCGTTACTGTGTCTTCTCTCATGAAGAGCTTATCTGCAAAATGGCTGCTTGCCCTGAAAAGTTGGACTTGAACTTGGCTGCTGCTGTACACAAGGAGATGTTTATCTTGGTGCAGGAGGAACGTAAATTGCGAAAGGCTCTCCTTGATAAG ggAATCACTGAAGCAGAGCGAGAGGCTTTTGAGTTGCTTCCGGATGATGAGCGCCAGTGTGACAAATGCAAGACAACCTGTTTTCTGTCAGCACTGGCTTGCAATGATTGTCCAAATTGTCTTGTCTGCCTTTACCACATCAATGACCTCTGCAAGTGCCCGAGCAGCAGGCAGTACCTCAG GTATCGGTATACTCTGGATGAACTCCCAGCCATGTTACATAAATTAAAGGTCCGAGCTGAGTGCTTTGACACGTGGGCCAACAAAGTTCGCATTGCTTTGGAAGTGGAAGATGGACGCAAGAGAA CCTTGGAGGAGTTGCGTGCCCTGGAGTCGGAGGCACGTGAGAGGAACTTCCCTGAGAATGAGCTTCTTCATCGGCTCAAAGCCTGTTTGAGTGAAGCAGAGAAGTGTGTCTCAGAGGCCCTGGGTCTGATAAGTATCCAAGAAACAGA GGAGCCATCAGTCCATATGACGGTAGAGGAATTACGTGCCTTCCTAGAGCAAATGATGAACTTGCCCTGCGTCATGCACCAGATAAAGGAGGTCCAG GACGTGTTGGAGAAGGTGGAAGCTTTCCAGGTGGAAGTTCAAGAGGCTCTACAAGATCTTTCAGGCAATTCCCCAGAGCTGCACAAACTGCTGGCACAAGGAACACGGCTAGGGGTGGAGGTGCCAGAGATGGAGCTGCTGGAGAGGCAGGTGCAGCAGGCGGTCTGGCTGGAAGAGGTCAAGCAGACTCTGCGTTCACCCCAGGACAAGGTTACGCTGTCTGTCATGAGGGCGCTCATCACTTCTGGCTGCGGGGTTGCCCCTAGTCCTGCTGTGGATAAGGCTATGGCTGAGTTGCAGGAGTTGCTCACCATTGCCCAGCGTTGGGAGGAAAAGGCACAAATGTGCCTGGAGGCCAG GCAGAAGCATTCGCCAGCTACACTGGAGGCCATCATCAAGGAGGCAGAGAACATCCCAGTGCATCTACCCAATATCCTGTCGCTCAAGGAGGCGCTATCTAAAGCACAGGCTTGGATTGCTGATGTGGAGGAGATCCAG GCTGTGTCCTCTTCACAGAACGGAGACCATTACCCCTGCCTGGATGACCTGGAGGGCCTTGTGGCTGTGGGTAGAGATTTGCCAGTGCACTTGGAGGAGTTGCATCACTTGGAAATACAAGTGGCTACTGCACACTCCTGGCGGGAAAAGGCCTCCAAGACCTTCCTCAAAAAGAACTCCTGCTACACATTGCTTGAG GTGCTGTGCCCGTGCGCTGATGCTGACTCAGATAGTGTCAAACGCACCAAATGGCAGCGGGAGAAGGAGCCAGGCCTCTACAATTCAGACACAGAGAGCCTGGGCCTCTCAGCACAGGACCTCAGGGACCCTGGCTCTGTT ATCTTGGTCTTCAAAGAAGGCGAGCAGAAGGAGAAAGCAGGGATCCTCCGCCTCCGCCAGTCAAATGCCCAGAAGCCTGTGCCATCCACACATAGCCCTTCTGGGAGCCAGTACTGTGTGTGTTCCCAGCCTCCGAGCCCTGCTATGTTGCAGTGTGAACTGTGCCAGGACTGGTTCCACACCACCTGTGTGGCTTGGCCCCGCCTGGGCAACCCCCGGCCCTCTCCGGCCTGGTGGGAGTGGGAAGCAAAATTCCTGTGTCCTCTCTGCCAGCGTTCCCGCCGGCCCCGCCTGGAGACAATCCTGGCTCTGCTAGTGGCTCTGCAGAAACTTCCTGTCCGGCTGCCTGAGGGAGAAGCCCTTCAGTGCTTGACTGAGCGAGCCATCATGTGGCAGGACCGGGCTCGCCAGCTCCTGGCCTCCTCCGATGTAGTTGCTGCCTTGGGACATTTAGCAGAGCTGCGGCAGCGACTGCTTGGGGACTCAGCCAAGGACGCAGGTGCACTCAAAGAGAGCAGCTGCAACGAACAAACAAAG ATATCCTTAGAGAATGGAGATGCCACAACTCCAGAGAAGAACAGCTCCTGTGCCTCAG ACCTGGAGATGCTTTGTTCTTACCTGCCACAGCTGCAGGGCCCTGTCCTAGAGTTGGCAGATGCTGTCCGTCTACCCTTGGAAGAGCTGCTAATGGAAGGGGACCTTCTCGAGGTGACGCTAGACGAGAGCCAGAGCATTTGGCGCTTGCTACAGGCTGCTTGTGCACCCCAGCTTGACAAATTCCAGCAGCTGCTGGATGTGAGTGTCATTCTTACG CTGGAACAAGCAGAGCGGCGTGTCACCCGCGGGCGAGGCCGGGACTCAGAGCGGCGGCGGAAACGCAAGACAGAGCGTGGTGACTACCCAGCCCTGCCTAAGGAGGAATTAGAGCCAAAGAAGATCCGGGGGGCAGACCCAGTGCTGTCCCAGTGTGGCACTCCCCCTGCAGCAGGCACAGACTGCAGCCACAATGGAGTTGGA CAGTTGTGA